In one window of Kitasatospora sp. MMS16-BH015 DNA:
- a CDS encoding PKD domain-containing protein, giving the protein MRLRHLAGLATATVITLGIGLPLPAAVAASAEADPVFASMGIGSTDGPLEYGVGFDATSPSPIVKKTLDFGDGTVLDVTDQHSATHAYTSEGNYTVTFTATDKDGHTGHYSQVIPASYRPTTYTPVPPSRLLDTRQAGHHALGADQTVTFKVPSVPTATTPIRPTAVVLNVTAVDNNGASFLTAYPAGSPRPATSNVNFGPKQVVPNLVTVPVSADGSVTVYNKAGSADVVVDEFGVYAYRGDYFTAQAPTRLLDTRTSHRVGPDGEVAIQVAGVNGVPADATAAVLNVTTTGSDAPSYLTAYPSGTDRPGTSNLNFTAGQTVANQAIVPIGKDGKVRVYNHSGSTQVIADLFGYYGHGAGAQFTATTPKRLVDTRTGKGTPVGPGATLAVPTGVPTGSTGAVLNVTATAPTTPGYLTVFADKATRPATSNLNFLAGQTVPNHVTTPLGANGAFDVYNFNGSTQVIADLFGYFTK; this is encoded by the coding sequence GTGCGCCTGCGCCACCTGGCCGGTCTCGCGACCGCCACCGTCATCACCCTCGGGATCGGCCTGCCGCTCCCCGCCGCCGTGGCGGCCTCCGCCGAGGCAGACCCCGTCTTCGCCTCCATGGGGATAGGCAGCACCGACGGGCCGCTCGAATACGGCGTCGGATTCGACGCCACCAGCCCGTCGCCGATCGTCAAGAAGACCCTCGACTTCGGCGACGGCACCGTGCTGGACGTCACCGACCAGCACTCGGCCACCCACGCCTACACCAGCGAGGGCAACTACACCGTCACCTTCACCGCCACGGACAAGGACGGCCACACCGGGCACTACTCCCAGGTCATCCCTGCCTCCTACCGCCCGACGACCTACACGCCCGTGCCGCCGAGCCGGCTGCTCGACACCCGGCAGGCCGGCCACCACGCGCTCGGCGCCGACCAGACCGTCACCTTCAAGGTGCCGTCGGTCCCGACCGCGACGACCCCGATCCGGCCGACCGCCGTGGTGCTCAACGTCACCGCCGTGGACAACAACGGCGCCAGCTTCCTGACGGCCTACCCGGCCGGCAGCCCGCGACCGGCCACCTCGAACGTCAACTTCGGGCCGAAGCAGGTGGTGCCGAACCTGGTCACCGTCCCGGTCAGCGCCGACGGCAGCGTGACCGTCTACAACAAGGCCGGTTCGGCCGACGTCGTGGTGGACGAGTTCGGCGTCTACGCGTACCGGGGCGACTACTTCACCGCCCAGGCCCCCACCCGCCTCCTGGACACCCGCACGAGCCACCGGGTCGGGCCGGACGGCGAGGTGGCGATCCAGGTGGCCGGGGTCAACGGCGTGCCGGCCGACGCCACCGCCGCCGTGCTGAACGTGACCACCACCGGCTCCGACGCACCGAGCTACCTCACCGCCTACCCGAGCGGCACCGACCGCCCCGGCACCTCGAACCTCAACTTCACCGCCGGCCAGACCGTCGCCAACCAGGCGATCGTGCCGATCGGCAAGGACGGCAAGGTCCGGGTCTACAACCACAGCGGCAGCACCCAGGTGATCGCCGACCTCTTCGGCTACTACGGCCACGGCGCCGGGGCGCAGTTCACCGCGACCACCCCCAAGCGCCTGGTCGACACCCGCACCGGCAAGGGCACCCCGGTCGGGCCCGGCGCCACCCTCGCCGTCCCGACCGGTGTGCCCACCGGCTCGACCGGGGCCGTGCTCAACGTGACGGCCACCGCGCCCACCACTCCCGGCTACCTGACCGTCTTCGCCGACAAGGCCACGCGCCCGGCCACCAGCAACCTCAACTTCCTGGCCGGCCAGACCGTGCCGAACCACGTCACCACCCCGCTCGGCGCGAACGGCGCCTTCGACGTCTACAACTTCAACGGCAGCACCCAGGTGATCGCCGACCTCTTCGGCTACTTCACCAAGTAG
- a CDS encoding acyl-CoA carboxylase subunit beta: MTVLHEAQVGDEIPEIPADAHGRVAELRDLRDKVRRGPSEKATEAQHAKGKLTARERIELLLDEGSFHEIEPLRRHRATGFGLEAKKPHTDGVIVGWGTVHGRTVFTYAHDFRIFGGALGEAHAQKIHKIMDMAIAAGAPLVSLNDGAGARIQEGVTALAGYGGIFQRNTRASGVIPQISVMLGPCAGGAAYSPALTDFIFMVRETSQMFITGPDVVQAVTGEKITQNGLGGADVHSGVSGVSHFAYDDEQSCIEEVRYLLSLLPQNNREMPPAVPTDDPVERRNDSLLDLVPADGNRPYDMRKVIEEIVDHGEYLEVHERWATNVLCVLARIDGHVTGIIANQPQSLAGVLDINASEKAARFVQMCDAFNIPLVTMLDVPGFLPGVDQEHDGIIRHGAKLLYAYCNATVPRIQLILRKAYGGAYIVMDSRSIGADLSFAWPTNEIAVMGAEGAANVIFRRDIAGSEDPEATRAQKIKEYKSELMHPYYAAERGLVDDVIDPAETRAVLASSLAMLRTKHADLPSRKHGNPPM, encoded by the coding sequence ATGACGGTTCTGCACGAGGCGCAGGTCGGCGACGAGATCCCCGAGATCCCGGCCGACGCGCACGGGCGGGTCGCCGAGCTGCGGGACCTTCGGGACAAGGTCCGGCGCGGCCCCAGCGAGAAGGCCACCGAAGCCCAGCACGCCAAGGGCAAGCTCACCGCCCGCGAGCGGATCGAGCTCCTCCTCGACGAAGGCTCCTTCCACGAGATCGAGCCGCTGCGCCGCCACCGCGCCACCGGCTTCGGCCTGGAGGCCAAGAAGCCCCACACCGACGGCGTCATCGTCGGCTGGGGCACCGTCCACGGCCGCACCGTCTTCACCTACGCCCACGACTTCCGGATCTTCGGCGGCGCCCTCGGCGAGGCCCACGCCCAGAAGATCCACAAGATCATGGACATGGCCATCGCCGCCGGCGCACCCCTGGTGTCGCTGAACGACGGCGCCGGCGCCCGCATCCAGGAGGGCGTCACCGCGCTGGCCGGCTACGGCGGCATCTTCCAGCGCAACACCCGCGCCTCCGGCGTCATCCCCCAGATCTCCGTCATGCTCGGCCCCTGCGCCGGCGGCGCCGCCTACTCCCCGGCGCTCACCGACTTCATCTTCATGGTCCGCGAGACCTCACAGATGTTCATCACCGGCCCCGACGTCGTCCAGGCCGTCACCGGCGAGAAGATCACCCAGAACGGCCTCGGCGGCGCCGACGTCCACTCCGGCGTCTCCGGCGTCTCCCACTTCGCCTACGACGACGAGCAGTCCTGCATCGAGGAGGTCCGCTACCTCCTCTCCCTGCTCCCGCAGAACAACCGCGAGATGCCCCCGGCCGTCCCCACCGACGACCCGGTCGAGCGCCGCAACGACTCGCTGCTCGACCTGGTGCCGGCCGACGGCAACCGCCCCTACGACATGCGCAAGGTCATCGAGGAGATCGTCGACCACGGCGAGTACCTCGAGGTCCACGAGCGCTGGGCCACCAACGTGCTGTGCGTGCTGGCCCGGATCGACGGCCACGTCACCGGCATCATCGCCAACCAGCCCCAGTCGCTGGCCGGCGTGCTGGACATCAACGCCTCCGAGAAGGCCGCGCGCTTCGTGCAGATGTGCGACGCCTTCAACATCCCGCTGGTCACCATGCTCGACGTGCCCGGCTTCCTGCCCGGCGTCGACCAGGAGCACGACGGCATCATCCGCCACGGCGCCAAGCTGCTCTACGCGTACTGCAACGCCACCGTGCCGCGGATCCAGCTGATCCTGCGCAAGGCCTACGGCGGCGCGTACATCGTGATGGACTCGCGCTCCATCGGCGCGGACCTGTCCTTCGCCTGGCCCACCAACGAGATCGCGGTGATGGGCGCCGAGGGCGCCGCCAACGTGATCTTCCGCCGGGACATCGCCGGCTCCGAGGACCCGGAGGCCACCCGGGCGCAGAAGATCAAGGAGTACAAGAGCGAGCTGATGCACCCGTACTACGCGGCCGAGCGCGGCCTCGTGGACGACGTGATCGACCCGGCCGAGACCCGCGCCGTGCTCGCCTCCTCGCTCGCCATGCTCCGCACCAAGCACGCCGACCTGCCCAGCCGCAAGCACGGCAACCCGCCGATGTAG
- a CDS encoding acyl-CoA carboxylase epsilon subunit has product MTADIKITRGSLNDEELAALTAVLLARAAAGQAAAAATVIEPIARWQRLERRPAYYSPVSWQQAA; this is encoded by the coding sequence ATGACCGCTGACATCAAGATCACCCGCGGCTCGCTGAACGACGAGGAGCTGGCCGCCCTCACCGCCGTCCTGCTGGCCCGCGCCGCCGCCGGCCAGGCCGCCGCCGCGGCCACCGTGATCGAGCCCATCGCCCGCTGGCAGCGCCTGGAGCGCCGCCCGGCCTACTACTCCCCCGTCAGCTGGCAGCAGGCGGCGTAA
- the ccsB gene encoding c-type cytochrome biogenesis protein CcsB yields MPLAAAGVDLQLADLSNKLIYAAMAVYLLAMFAHIFEWTFGSKGAIAVRSTEQATLAETVAAAQASEGARKVTVTVAAAGGGTTTLTRTALADAGATVVTSGRGEDDRPDGPGAAGDSEKGDLAGRIAISLTVLGALLHLGGVVTRGLSVNRPPWGNMYEFSCAFGLTMVLVYLGLLLAKKNVRWLGLPVTVAVVLTLGLAVSVLYTASEQLVPALHSYWLAIHVSAAIICGGALYAGFVATVLYLGKDSYDRRIAAGLTTGPLGTSASIWQRLPAASSLDKLSYRINAVVFPLWTFTIIAGAIWAEAAWGKYWEWDPKETWSFITWVVYAAYLHARATAGWKGRKAAYLVLLAFACYLFNYYGVNIFVTGKHSYAGVG; encoded by the coding sequence GTGCCTCTCGCCGCCGCCGGGGTCGACCTGCAACTGGCCGACCTGTCCAACAAGCTGATCTACGCGGCGATGGCCGTGTACCTGCTCGCCATGTTCGCCCACATCTTCGAGTGGACCTTCGGCAGCAAGGGCGCCATCGCCGTCCGCTCCACCGAACAGGCCACCCTGGCCGAGACGGTGGCCGCCGCCCAGGCCTCCGAAGGCGCTCGCAAGGTGACCGTCACGGTCGCCGCGGCCGGTGGCGGCACCACCACGCTGACCCGCACGGCGCTGGCCGACGCGGGCGCCACCGTGGTCACCAGCGGCCGCGGTGAGGACGATCGGCCCGACGGCCCGGGCGCGGCGGGCGACAGCGAGAAGGGTGACCTCGCGGGGCGGATCGCCATCTCGCTGACCGTCCTGGGCGCGCTGCTGCACCTGGGCGGCGTGGTCACCCGCGGCCTGTCGGTCAACCGGCCGCCGTGGGGCAACATGTACGAGTTCTCCTGCGCCTTCGGCCTCACGATGGTGCTGGTGTACCTCGGCCTGCTGCTCGCCAAGAAGAACGTCCGCTGGCTCGGCCTGCCGGTCACCGTCGCCGTGGTGCTGACCCTCGGCCTCGCGGTCAGCGTGCTCTACACCGCCTCCGAGCAGCTCGTGCCCGCCCTGCACTCGTACTGGCTGGCCATCCACGTCTCCGCCGCGATCATCTGCGGTGGCGCGCTCTACGCCGGCTTCGTCGCCACCGTGCTCTACCTGGGCAAGGACTCCTACGACCGCCGGATCGCGGCGGGCCTGACCACCGGTCCGCTCGGCACCTCGGCCTCGATCTGGCAGCGGCTGCCTGCCGCCTCCTCGCTGGACAAGCTCTCGTACCGGATCAACGCGGTGGTCTTCCCGCTCTGGACCTTCACCATCATCGCGGGCGCGATCTGGGCCGAGGCGGCCTGGGGCAAGTACTGGGAGTGGGACCCGAAGGAGACCTGGTCCTTCATCACCTGGGTGGTCTACGCCGCCTACCTGCACGCCCGTGCCACCGCCGGGTGGAAGGGCCGCAAGGCCGCGTACCTGGTCCTGCTGGCCTTCGCCTGCTACCTGTTCAACTACTACGGCGTCAACATCTTCGTCACCGGCAAGCACTCGTACGCGGGTGTCGGCTGA
- a CDS encoding menaquinone biosynthesis decarboxylase — MAYDDLRSFLRALEREGDLRRIKAEVDPYLEIGEIVDRVQKAKGPALLFENVKGCSVPLAMNVFGTERRLAKALGLKSPDDIAEKIAGLLKPELPQGFTGFRDAFGKLSSMAHVPPKNVKSGDAPVQEVVLTGEDVDLDDLPALFTWPLDGGSFFNLGLTHTKDPDTGIRNLGLYRLQRHDRRTIGMHWQIHKDSRNHYAVAAKRGEKLPVAIAFGCPPAVTYAATAPLPGDIDEYLFAGFVAGERVRMVDCKTVPLQVPADAEVVLEGWLEPGEMLPEGPFGDHTGFYTPQEPFPALTIDCVTMRKRPLLQSIVVGRPPTEDGPLGKFTERFFLPLLKIIIPDIVDYDLPEAGGFHNCVIVSIDKKYPKHAQKVMHAIWGAHMMSLTKLIIVVDADCDVHDYQEVAWRALGNTDYSRDLTVVEGPVDHLDHASYQQFWGGKAGIDATRKLPEEGYTRDGGWPEMVSSDPATATLVDRRWKEYGL; from the coding sequence ATGGCATACGACGATCTCCGCTCATTCCTCCGGGCCCTCGAGCGTGAGGGCGACCTCAGGCGGATCAAGGCCGAGGTCGACCCCTATCTGGAGATCGGCGAGATCGTCGACCGCGTCCAGAAGGCCAAGGGACCGGCGCTGCTCTTCGAGAACGTCAAGGGCTGCTCCGTCCCGCTGGCGATGAACGTGTTCGGCACCGAGCGCCGGCTGGCCAAGGCGCTCGGCCTCAAGTCGCCGGACGACATCGCGGAGAAGATCGCCGGTCTGCTCAAGCCGGAGCTGCCGCAGGGCTTCACCGGCTTCCGGGACGCCTTCGGCAAGCTCTCCTCGATGGCGCACGTGCCGCCGAAGAACGTGAAGTCCGGCGACGCGCCCGTCCAGGAGGTCGTGCTCACCGGTGAGGACGTCGACCTGGACGACCTGCCGGCCCTCTTCACCTGGCCGCTGGACGGCGGGTCCTTCTTCAACCTGGGCCTGACCCACACCAAGGACCCGGACACCGGCATCCGCAACCTCGGTCTGTACCGCCTGCAGCGGCACGACAGGCGGACCATCGGCATGCACTGGCAGATCCACAAGGACAGCCGCAACCACTACGCGGTGGCCGCCAAGCGCGGCGAGAAGCTCCCGGTCGCGATCGCCTTCGGCTGCCCGCCGGCCGTCACCTACGCGGCCACCGCGCCGCTGCCGGGCGACATCGACGAGTACCTGTTCGCCGGGTTCGTCGCGGGCGAGCGGGTGCGGATGGTGGACTGCAAGACCGTGCCGCTCCAGGTGCCCGCCGACGCCGAGGTGGTGCTGGAGGGCTGGCTGGAGCCGGGCGAGATGCTGCCGGAGGGGCCGTTCGGCGACCACACCGGCTTCTACACCCCGCAGGAGCCCTTCCCGGCGCTGACCATCGACTGCGTCACCATGCGCAAGCGGCCCCTGCTCCAGTCGATCGTGGTCGGCCGCCCGCCGACCGAGGACGGCCCGCTGGGCAAGTTCACCGAGCGGTTCTTCCTGCCGCTGCTGAAGATCATCATCCCGGACATCGTCGACTACGACCTGCCCGAGGCCGGCGGCTTCCACAACTGCGTGATCGTCTCGATCGACAAGAAGTACCCCAAGCACGCCCAGAAGGTGATGCACGCCATCTGGGGCGCCCACATGATGTCGCTGACCAAGCTGATCATCGTGGTGGACGCGGACTGCGACGTCCACGACTACCAGGAGGTCGCCTGGCGGGCGCTGGGCAACACCGACTACAGCCGCGACCTCACCGTGGTCGAGGGCCCGGTCGACCACCTCGACCACGCCTCCTACCAGCAGTTCTGGGGCGGCAAGGCGGGCATCGACGCCACCCGCAAGCTCCCCGAGGAGGGCTACACCCGGGACGGCGGCTGGCCCGAGATGGTCTCCTCCGACCCGGCCACCGCCACCCTCGTCGACCGCCGCTGGAAGGAGTACGGACTGTGA
- a CDS encoding TlpA disulfide reductase family protein translates to MSGTNRRRTALLAVVAATAALTLGACSSGASGGGGQTGFITGKGGLDTTTAGHRQDAPEIGGATLDGGKAALADYKGKVVVLNVWGSWCGPCRAEAKGLEEVAQKYQGQGVQFLGINTRDTDPGNAIAFEKNFGITYPSLYDPDGTQILKFPKGSLNPQAIPSTIVVDRDGKLAARSLRALSSEDLENLLKPIVAEKQQ, encoded by the coding sequence ATGTCTGGGACCAATCGCCGCCGCACCGCCCTGCTCGCCGTGGTCGCGGCCACCGCCGCGCTGACCCTCGGTGCCTGTTCCTCGGGCGCCTCCGGCGGTGGCGGGCAGACCGGTTTCATCACCGGCAAGGGCGGCCTCGACACCACCACGGCCGGCCACCGGCAGGACGCTCCGGAGATCGGCGGCGCCACCCTGGACGGCGGCAAGGCGGCCCTGGCCGACTACAAGGGCAAGGTCGTGGTGCTCAACGTCTGGGGCTCCTGGTGCGGCCCGTGCCGGGCCGAGGCCAAGGGTCTGGAAGAGGTCGCGCAGAAGTACCAGGGCCAGGGCGTGCAGTTCCTCGGCATCAACACCCGGGACACCGACCCGGGCAACGCGATCGCCTTCGAGAAGAACTTCGGCATCACCTACCCGAGCCTGTACGACCCGGACGGCACCCAGATCCTCAAGTTCCCCAAGGGCAGCCTCAACCCGCAGGCCATCCCCTCCACCATCGTGGTCGACCGGGACGGCAAGCTGGCCGCCCGTTCGCTCCGGGCGCTCTCCTCGGAGGACCTGGAGAACCTGCTCAAGCCGATCGTCGCCGAGAAGCAGCAGTGA
- a CDS encoding cytochrome c biogenesis CcdA family protein codes for MSGALLAGQAASLADGASVVSSGAILLAVPVALAAGLVSFFSPCVLPLVPGYLSYITGFSAADLADAKGAKRGRMLLGSVLFMLGFTAVFVSGGALFGYFGMTLQEHKQVISVVLGLLTILLGLAFMGLVPGLSMREFRTHRRPTVGLAGAPLLGIVFGVGWTPCMGPTLGAIQGLAWNQADPARGALLMVFYCLGLGVPFILAALAFRRALGAFGWIKQHYQWVMRIGGGMLVAVGLLLVTGAWDAMISQLQSTFASTSIGI; via the coding sequence GTGAGCGGCGCACTCCTCGCCGGCCAGGCCGCCTCCCTGGCAGACGGTGCGAGCGTCGTCAGCAGCGGGGCGATCCTGCTGGCCGTCCCGGTGGCGCTGGCCGCCGGGCTGGTCTCCTTCTTCTCGCCCTGCGTGCTGCCGCTGGTGCCCGGCTACCTGAGCTACATCACCGGCTTCTCCGCCGCCGACCTCGCCGACGCCAAGGGCGCCAAGCGCGGGCGGATGCTGCTCGGCTCGGTGCTGTTCATGCTCGGCTTCACCGCCGTCTTCGTCTCCGGCGGCGCGCTCTTCGGCTACTTCGGCATGACCCTGCAGGAGCACAAGCAGGTCATCAGCGTGGTCCTCGGGCTGCTCACCATCCTGCTGGGCCTGGCCTTCATGGGCCTGGTGCCCGGCCTGAGCATGCGTGAGTTCCGCACCCACCGGCGCCCCACCGTGGGCCTGGCCGGGGCGCCGCTGCTCGGCATCGTCTTCGGCGTGGGCTGGACCCCGTGCATGGGCCCGACCCTCGGGGCGATCCAGGGGCTGGCCTGGAACCAGGCCGACCCGGCGCGCGGCGCGCTGCTGATGGTCTTCTACTGCCTCGGGCTCGGCGTACCGTTCATCCTGGCCGCGCTCGCGTTCCGCCGTGCGCTCGGCGCGTTCGGCTGGATCAAGCAGCACTACCAGTGGGTGATGCGGATCGGGGGCGGCATGCTGGTCGCCGTCGGCCTGCTGCTCGTCACGGGGGCCTGGGACGCGATGATCAGCCAGCTGCAGAGCACCTTCGCCTCCACCTCGATCGGAATCTGA
- a CDS encoding PLDc N-terminal domain-containing protein, which yields MLRILPSLLVIALWIWAFIDCVTTPEREVRHLPKVVWVIVVLLFPLVGSVAWVVAGRRRRPRAAAGPMVAPDDNPEFLASLDHRLREQDDPEKP from the coding sequence GTGCTGAGGATCCTGCCGTCGCTGCTCGTCATCGCCCTCTGGATCTGGGCCTTCATCGACTGCGTGACCACCCCCGAGCGCGAGGTCCGGCACCTGCCGAAGGTGGTCTGGGTGATCGTGGTGCTGCTCTTCCCGCTGGTCGGTTCGGTGGCCTGGGTGGTGGCCGGCCGCCGCCGTCGGCCCAGGGCCGCGGCCGGGCCGATGGTGGCCCCGGACGACAACCCCGAGTTCCTCGCCTCCCTCGACCACAGGCTGCGCGAGCAGGACGACCCCGAGAAGCCCTGA
- a CDS encoding cytochrome c biogenesis protein ResB, with product MSDTRTRPPEDAPDAEPGARPAADELSAERLSSAPVESDGPAGIGVLGWLRWIWRQLTSMRVALILLFMLSLAAIPGSLIPQNSQNSFKVDTWKQAHKGITPLYEKLQLFDVYSSVWFSAIYLLLFISLAGCIVPRTWQFVGVLRAQPPAAPGTLTRMPVYAAWHTGADAKAVNTAAYQHLKKRGFRSHLGGGAVSAEKGYLREVGNLLFHFSLFALVAGFGWAALASGQGGKLVIEGQGYSNTMTQLDDFTGSAFYTPEDLDAFGFKLDGFTARYQTTGDQIGSARQFTAHIRYWTGDDSSKTTKGDIEVNHPLEIGGSKVFLIGHGYAPVVTVKNAAGQKVYTGPTAFLPQDANLTSTGVIKVNDYGEKDGKKTQLALNGYFLPTAPASFDKTGPISLFPDAADPALVLRAFAGDLRTDSGLPQNVYQLDPKGVTQLTVNGQPAIVKLKPGQGWTLPDGYGSVTFEGYQQWASFTVSHRPGNAVALTGAVCAILGLIGSLFVQRRRIWIRATATPDGRTLVEVAGLARSESAKIAEELAEIAVDLQAEAPALDEDSSADSPAAPTATDPARPADQQAKE from the coding sequence GTGAGCGACACCCGCACCCGCCCCCCGGAGGACGCGCCGGACGCCGAACCCGGCGCCCGCCCGGCGGCTGACGAGCTCTCGGCCGAGCGGCTGAGCAGCGCGCCGGTGGAGAGCGACGGCCCCGCCGGGATAGGCGTGCTCGGCTGGCTCCGCTGGATCTGGCGGCAGCTCACCTCGATGCGGGTCGCGCTGATCCTGCTGTTCATGCTCTCGCTGGCCGCCATCCCCGGCTCGCTGATCCCGCAGAACAGCCAGAACAGCTTCAAGGTCGACACCTGGAAGCAGGCCCACAAGGGCATCACCCCGCTCTACGAGAAGCTCCAGCTGTTCGACGTCTACAGCTCGGTCTGGTTCTCGGCGATCTACCTGCTGCTCTTCATCTCGCTGGCGGGCTGCATCGTCCCGCGCACCTGGCAGTTCGTCGGCGTGCTGCGGGCCCAGCCCCCGGCCGCCCCCGGCACCCTGACCCGGATGCCGGTCTACGCAGCCTGGCACACCGGCGCCGATGCCAAGGCGGTCAACACCGCCGCGTACCAGCACCTGAAGAAGCGCGGCTTCCGCAGCCACCTGGGCGGGGGCGCCGTCTCGGCCGAGAAGGGCTACCTGCGCGAGGTCGGCAACCTGCTCTTCCACTTCTCGCTGTTCGCCCTGGTGGCCGGCTTCGGCTGGGCCGCCCTGGCCAGCGGCCAGGGCGGCAAGCTGGTGATCGAGGGCCAGGGCTACTCGAACACCATGACCCAGCTGGACGACTTCACCGGCTCGGCCTTCTACACCCCCGAGGACCTGGACGCCTTCGGCTTCAAGCTGGACGGCTTCACCGCCAGGTACCAGACCACCGGCGACCAGATCGGCAGCGCCCGGCAGTTCACCGCGCACATCCGTTACTGGACGGGCGACGACAGCTCGAAGACCACCAAGGGCGACATCGAGGTCAACCACCCGTTGGAGATCGGCGGCAGCAAGGTCTTCCTGATCGGCCACGGCTACGCCCCGGTCGTCACGGTCAAGAACGCGGCCGGCCAGAAGGTGTACACCGGCCCGACGGCCTTCCTGCCGCAGGACGCCAACCTCACCTCGACCGGCGTGATCAAGGTCAACGACTACGGTGAGAAGGACGGCAAGAAGACCCAGCTGGCGCTGAACGGCTACTTCCTGCCCACCGCCCCGGCCAGCTTCGACAAGACCGGCCCGATCTCGCTCTTCCCGGACGCGGCCGACCCCGCGCTGGTGCTCCGGGCCTTCGCCGGTGACCTGCGCACCGACTCGGGTCTGCCGCAGAACGTCTACCAGCTCGACCCCAAGGGCGTCACCCAGCTCACGGTCAACGGCCAGCCCGCGATCGTGAAGCTCAAGCCGGGCCAGGGCTGGACCCTGCCGGACGGCTACGGCTCGGTGACCTTCGAGGGGTACCAGCAGTGGGCCAGCTTCACCGTCTCGCACCGCCCGGGCAACGCGGTGGCGCTCACCGGCGCCGTCTGCGCGATCCTCGGCCTGATCGGCTCGCTCTTCGTGCAGCGCCGCCGGATCTGGATCCGGGCCACCGCCACGCCGGACGGCCGCACCCTGGTCGAGGTGGCCGGCCTGGCCCGCAGCGAGTCGGCGAAGATCGCCGAGGAGCTGGCCGAGATCGCCGTCGACCTCCAGGCGGAGGCGCCGGCGCTCGACGAGGACAGCTCGGCAGACAGCCCCGCAGCACCCACCGCAACTGACCCTGCCCGCCCCGCTGACCAGCAAGCCAAGGAGTAG
- a CDS encoding histidine phosphatase family protein — protein sequence MRHGEVHNPEGILYGRLPGYHLSELGREMADRVADHLAGRDITYVVASPLERAQETAAPIGKSHGLEIAADERLIEADNIFQGKTFGVGDGSLKNPGYWRYLTNPFKPSWGEPYLEQAVRMMAALAAARDAARGHEAVCVSHQLPIWTVRSFAEKRRLWHDPRNRQCSLASLTSFTYEGDKLVSVGYSEPARDLLPAHLIGKGKKGDKPVGKSFGA from the coding sequence ATGCGGCACGGCGAGGTGCACAACCCGGAGGGCATCCTCTACGGGCGCCTGCCGGGCTACCACCTCTCCGAGCTCGGCCGGGAGATGGCCGACCGGGTCGCCGACCACCTGGCCGGGCGCGACATCACGTATGTGGTCGCCTCCCCGCTGGAGCGCGCCCAGGAGACGGCCGCGCCGATCGGCAAGAGCCACGGCCTGGAGATCGCCGCCGACGAGCGGCTGATCGAGGCCGACAACATCTTCCAGGGCAAGACCTTCGGCGTCGGCGACGGCTCGCTGAAGAACCCGGGGTACTGGCGCTACCTCACCAACCCGTTCAAGCCCTCCTGGGGCGAGCCGTACCTCGAGCAGGCGGTGCGGATGATGGCCGCGCTCGCGGCGGCGCGCGACGCGGCCCGGGGGCACGAGGCGGTCTGCGTGAGCCACCAGCTGCCGATCTGGACGGTGCGCTCCTTCGCCGAGAAGCGCCGGCTCTGGCACGACCCGCGCAACCGGCAGTGCTCGCTGGCCTCCCTCACCAGCTTCACCTACGAGGGCGACAAGCTCGTCTCGGTCGGCTACTCCGAGCCCGCCCGCGACCTGCTGCCGGCCCACCTGATCGGCAAGGGCAAGAAGGGCGACAAGCCGGTCGGCAAGAGCTTCGGGGCGTAA